In Sphingobium sp. Z007, one DNA window encodes the following:
- a CDS encoding HAD family phosphatase codes for MTIHKLAIYDMDRTVTFKGTYTGFLIHVAGNMAPWRLVLFPCVILLMLAYVVKLISRQRLKEYNQALMIGFNVERAKLMPHVESYADRVIARNLRAGAVAQIAQDRADGYTLVLATASYRLYVEPIARRLGFDAVIATDHLSQDLRYVRARIAGENCYDTGKLRMIKAWMASQAIDRGQAHIRAYSDHVSDAPMLEFADIPFAANPHKSLARLAAERGWTRVDWN; via the coding sequence ATGACGATACACAAGTTGGCCATCTACGATATGGACCGCACGGTGACCTTCAAGGGCACCTATACCGGCTTCCTGATCCATGTGGCGGGCAACATGGCGCCGTGGCGACTGGTGCTTTTCCCCTGCGTCATCCTGTTGATGCTGGCCTATGTGGTGAAGCTCATCAGCCGCCAGCGGCTCAAGGAATATAATCAGGCGCTGATGATCGGCTTCAACGTCGAGCGCGCGAAATTAATGCCGCATGTCGAAAGCTATGCCGACCGGGTGATCGCCCGCAACCTGCGCGCCGGCGCGGTGGCGCAGATCGCGCAGGACCGGGCCGATGGCTACACGCTGGTGCTCGCCACCGCCTCCTACCGCCTCTATGTCGAACCGATCGCGCGGCGACTGGGGTTCGACGCGGTGATCGCCACCGATCATCTGAGCCAGGATTTGCGCTATGTCCGCGCCAGAATCGCCGGCGAAAATTGCTACGACACCGGCAAGCTGCGGATGATAAAGGCATGGATGGCGTCCCAGGCGATCGACCGAGGCCAGGCCCATATTCGGGCCTATTCCGACCATGTGTCGGACGCTCCGATGCTGGAGTTTGCAGATATTCCCTTCGCCGCCAACCCGCACAAGTCGCTGGCCAGGCTGGCGGCAGAGCGGGGCTGGACGCGGGTGGATTGGAACTGA
- a CDS encoding MlaE family lipid ABC transporter permease subunit — protein sequence MNKAAELVEEQRDGSNVVRLSGSLAIACLGDLPGRLDAVQQPVGAIDLSTVDHMDTIGAWTVHRTAKRLGCEVTGASDDARRLIDAVGELDDPVPIRPDHVHPLRRVVGQIGDAVIASGATLMGLLGFFGATLIAMGAVIRHPRRFRVNAVVQRFEVVGVSALGIIGLMSFLIGIVIAQQGSVQLRQFGMEMLTINLVGRLTFRELGVLMTAIMVAGRSGSAFAAQLGTMKLTEEIDAMRTIGVSPMEALVLPRTLAVVIMMPLLGFYASVMAVIGGGFLCAIALEIPPITFIQRLREVVPITDLWVGLIKAPVFGIIIALSGCYQGMQVKGNAEEVGLRTTAAVVQAIFMVIVIDAFFAVFFTWVGWN from the coding sequence ATGAATAAAGCCGCCGAACTAGTCGAGGAACAGCGCGACGGCAGCAATGTGGTCCGGCTTTCCGGGTCGCTTGCGATCGCCTGTCTGGGGGATCTGCCGGGCCGGCTGGACGCCGTGCAGCAGCCTGTGGGCGCGATCGACCTGTCCACCGTCGACCATATGGATACGATCGGCGCCTGGACCGTGCATCGCACCGCCAAGAGGCTGGGCTGCGAGGTCACCGGCGCCAGCGACGACGCACGCCGCCTGATCGACGCTGTTGGCGAACTGGACGATCCGGTGCCGATCCGGCCCGATCATGTCCATCCGTTGCGCCGCGTCGTCGGCCAGATCGGCGACGCCGTCATCGCGTCCGGCGCGACCCTGATGGGGCTGCTCGGCTTTTTCGGCGCCACGCTGATCGCCATGGGCGCGGTCATCCGCCATCCGCGTCGCTTCCGCGTCAATGCGGTGGTCCAGCGGTTCGAGGTGGTCGGCGTGTCCGCTCTGGGCATCATCGGCCTGATGAGTTTCCTGATCGGCATCGTCATCGCCCAGCAGGGATCGGTGCAGCTGCGCCAGTTCGGCATGGAGATGCTGACGATCAACCTGGTCGGCCGCCTGACATTTCGAGAGCTTGGCGTGCTGATGACCGCGATCATGGTCGCGGGCCGCTCCGGCTCCGCCTTCGCTGCGCAGCTGGGCACGATGAAGCTGACCGAGGAGATCGATGCGATGCGCACCATCGGCGTGTCGCCGATGGAGGCGCTGGTGCTGCCCCGCACGCTGGCCGTCGTCATCATGATGCCGTTGCTGGGCTTTTACGCATCGGTGATGGCGGTGATCGGTGGCGGCTTCCTGTGCGCCATTGCCCTCGAAATCCCGCCGATCACCTTCATCCAGCGGCTGCGGGAGGTCGTGCCGATCACCGACCTGTGGGTGGGCCTTATCAAAGCGCCGGTCTTTGGCATCATTATCGCGCTGTCGGGCTGCTACCAGGGCATGCAGGTCAAGGGCAATGCCGAGGAAGTGGGGCTGCGCACCACGGCCGCCGTCGTGCAGGCGATCTTCATGGTCATCGTCATCGACGCGTTCTTCGCCGTCTTCTTCACCTGGGTAGGCTGGAACTGA
- a CDS encoding ABC transporter ATP-binding protein, which produces MGEEDIIGAEERRINEAVQTADIAISVRGLRNSFGDQLIHDGLDLDVRRGEILGVVGGSGTGKSVLMRSIIGLQTPDEGEVQVFGESMVGRSDDEALAIRKRWGVLFQGGALFSTLTVAENVEVPIREYYPNIGPELRDEIAAYKIRMTGLPTEAGPKYPSELSGGMKKRAGLARALALDPDLLFLDEPTAGLDPIGAAAFDDQTRKLQQTLGLTVFLITHDLDTLYSICDRVAVLADKKVTAVGTIDELLATDHPWIQEYFNGPRGRAATAAVSRHKDREQTEAALSPSDGRR; this is translated from the coding sequence ATGGGCGAGGAAGACATCATCGGGGCCGAGGAACGGCGCATCAACGAAGCGGTCCAGACCGCCGACATCGCCATTTCGGTGCGCGGCCTGCGCAACAGTTTCGGCGACCAGCTGATCCATGACGGGCTGGATCTGGACGTCCGAAGGGGCGAGATATTGGGCGTCGTGGGCGGTTCCGGCACCGGCAAGTCAGTGCTGATGCGCTCGATCATCGGGCTTCAGACACCCGATGAGGGCGAAGTCCAGGTCTTTGGCGAGTCCATGGTCGGGCGGTCGGATGATGAGGCGCTGGCGATCCGCAAGCGTTGGGGCGTGCTGTTTCAGGGTGGCGCGCTGTTTTCGACGCTGACCGTCGCCGAAAATGTCGAAGTGCCGATCCGCGAATATTATCCCAATATTGGGCCTGAGCTGCGCGATGAGATTGCCGCCTACAAGATCCGCATGACCGGCCTGCCGACCGAGGCCGGTCCCAAATATCCGTCCGAACTGTCCGGCGGCATGAAGAAGCGGGCTGGCCTGGCCCGCGCGCTGGCGCTGGACCCGGACCTGCTGTTCCTGGACGAACCGACGGCCGGTCTCGACCCAATCGGTGCGGCCGCATTCGACGACCAGACGCGCAAATTGCAGCAGACGCTAGGCCTGACCGTCTTCCTCATCACCCATGATCTCGATACGCTCTATTCGATCTGCGACCGGGTGGCGGTGCTGGCGGACAAAAAGGTGACGGCGGTCGGCACGATCGACGAATTGCTGGCGACCGATCATCCCTGGATACAGGAATATTTCAACGGTCCGCGCGGCCGGGCCGCGACTGCGGCCGTGTCGCGCCATAAGGACCGCGAACAGACAGAGGCGGCGCTCAGCCCGTCGGACGGAAGGCGATAG
- a CDS encoding MlaD family protein, with product METRSNHVLVGAVTLLLLAAIMAAAFWFSRISDGENKEYDIFFKQSVSGLAKGSAVNYAGVPSGKVETIELWKRDPSFVKVRISVKDGTPVLQGTTATIAGVGFTGVSEVVLDGAVKGAPPIACPADNILAACPDGVPVIPTKPGALGELLNNAPQLLERISTLTERLTELLNDKNQQSIAGILANVERVSGALADRSPEIAATLAEARIAVQRTGVAVEQIGKLAATTDTMLNEEGRPLMSDLRKSVQAATRSIETLDKTIGEAQPGVKAFSTQTMPEVNQLVRDLREMSRSFRGVAEKLDQQGAGSLVGSPKLPDYKP from the coding sequence ATGGAAACCCGCTCCAATCACGTGCTGGTCGGCGCAGTCACGCTGCTGCTATTGGCTGCGATCATGGCCGCCGCCTTCTGGTTCTCGCGCATCTCCGATGGCGAGAATAAGGAATATGACATCTTCTTCAAACAGTCGGTGAGCGGCCTGGCGAAGGGATCGGCGGTCAATTATGCCGGCGTGCCGTCGGGCAAGGTCGAGACGATCGAGTTGTGGAAGCGGGATCCCAGCTTCGTGAAGGTCCGCATTTCGGTGAAGGACGGCACCCCTGTTCTACAGGGCACGACCGCCACCATCGCTGGCGTCGGCTTCACCGGCGTCAGCGAAGTGGTGCTGGACGGCGCGGTTAAGGGCGCGCCGCCGATCGCCTGCCCGGCCGACAATATACTGGCCGCCTGCCCCGATGGCGTGCCCGTGATCCCGACCAAGCCCGGCGCGCTGGGCGAACTGCTCAACAATGCGCCGCAGCTGCTGGAACGGATTTCGACGTTGACCGAGCGGTTGACCGAATTGCTGAACGACAAGAACCAGCAATCGATCGCGGGCATATTGGCCAATGTCGAGCGGGTGTCGGGGGCCCTGGCTGATCGCAGCCCGGAAATCGCCGCCACCCTGGCCGAAGCGCGCATCGCGGTGCAGCGCACCGGCGTCGCCGTCGAGCAGATCGGCAAGCTTGCCGCCACCACCGACACGATGCTGAACGAGGAAGGCCGACCGCTGATGAGCGACCTGCGCAAGAGCGTGCAAGCCGCGACCCGCAGCATCGAGACGCTGGACAAGACCATTGGTGAAGCACAACCGGGCGTGAAGGCGTTCAGCACCCAGACCATGCCGGAGGTCAACCAGCTGGTCCGCGACCTGCGCGAAATGTCGCGCTCCTTCCGCGGTGTCGCGGAAAAGCTCGACCAGCAGGGCGCTGGTTCGCTGGTCGGATCGCCCAAGCTGCCGGACTATAAGCCATGA
- a CDS encoding ABC-type transport auxiliary lipoprotein family protein, translating to MFHVKHPGLNRTGALTALTAAFVLSGCVSFGPKPPAQLLTLDAAQKVPSGATRVAGSGRTLIVADPDAPKMLDTVRVPVQLGPTSVAYVTKVQWADTPRHLFRRLLAETISATTDRVVLDSGQFSGDGGQRLGGELVAFGLDAASNNAVVTYDAVLSTPNGVALARQRFTATQPVGGKIEAGTVGGPINAAANKVAADVAAWAASVKE from the coding sequence ATGTTCCATGTGAAACACCCCGGCCTGAACCGGACAGGCGCGCTGACCGCGCTGACCGCCGCCTTCGTGCTGTCCGGCTGCGTGTCGTTCGGCCCCAAGCCGCCGGCGCAATTGTTGACGCTGGACGCGGCGCAGAAGGTGCCGTCAGGCGCGACGCGCGTGGCCGGCAGCGGGCGCACGCTCATCGTGGCCGATCCCGATGCGCCCAAGATGCTGGATACGGTGCGTGTGCCGGTGCAATTGGGGCCGACCTCCGTCGCCTATGTGACCAAGGTGCAATGGGCCGACACGCCGCGCCACCTGTTCCGCCGTCTGCTGGCCGAAACCATTTCTGCCACGACCGACCGTGTGGTGCTGGATAGCGGACAGTTTTCGGGCGACGGCGGTCAGCGTCTGGGCGGCGAACTGGTCGCTTTCGGCTTGGACGCGGCCAGCAACAACGCCGTTGTGACCTATGACGCCGTGCTGAGCACCCCCAATGGCGTGGCGCTGGCGCGGCAGCGATTCACCGCGACCCAGCCGGTGGGCGGCAAGATTGAAGCGGGCACGGTCGGCGGGCCGATCAATGCGGCGGCGAACAAAGTTGCGGCCGATGTCGCGGCCTGGGCTGCGTCCGTGAAAGAGTGA